Proteins encoded within one genomic window of Anopheles gambiae chromosome 3, idAnoGambNW_F1_1, whole genome shotgun sequence:
- the LOC133392678 gene encoding 1-acyl-sn-glycerol-3-phosphate acyltransferase alpha-like, which translates to MNFRWRAFVPNMMESVPECARLRTSYAKAINEKQAKLLFFPEGTRGNGDKLLPFKKGCFHVAVESQAFIQPVVISKYHFLKSKTKILKRGQNIIKILPEVSCASLSKDDIPALMERVQKMMQREYEQLSEESLSINNISEVH; encoded by the exons ATGAACTTCCGGTGGAGGGCGTTTGTGCCGAACATGATGGAGAGCGTGCCGGAGTGTGCGCGGCTGCGAACGAG TTATGCTAAAGCGATCAATGAGAAACAG GCAAAGCTGCTCTTCTTCCCCGAGGGTACGCGCGGCAACGGTGACAAGCTGCTGCCATTCAAGAAGGGATGCTTCCACGTCGCCGTCGAATCGCAAGCCTTCATTCAACCGGTGGTCATTTCGAAGTACCATTTTTTGAAATCCAAAACGAAGATCTTAAAACGAG GGCAAAATATCATCAAAATTCTACCGGAAGTGTCCTGCGCGAGCCTTTCCAAGGACGACATTCCAGCGCTGATGGAGCGGGTACAGAAGATGATGCAGCGGGAGTACGAACAGCTGTCGGAGGAGTCGCTTTCGATTAACAATATTAGTGAGGTGCATTAG